A window from Candidatus Ancaeobacter aquaticus encodes these proteins:
- a CDS encoding V-type ATP synthase subunit F: MPKVALIGNDTLVPVFGLFGIDTFGVSHTADAKTILQSVKKNKDYTLIMITETYACDIYTYIMECNLSSDTYVMVIPDHTGHNAVSKMILKNAAEKALGADLLFKE, translated from the coding sequence ATGCCTAAGGTTGCGCTTATAGGAAATGATACGTTAGTGCCGGTATTTGGTTTATTTGGGATAGATACGTTTGGTGTTTCGCACACTGCTGATGCGAAAACCATTCTTCAGTCGGTAAAAAAAAATAAAGACTATACGCTTATTATGATTACGGAAACATATGCCTGTGATATCTATACCTATATTATGGAATGTAATCTATCAAGTGATACCTATGTTATGGTAATCCCTGATCATACGGGACACAATGCTGTTAGTAAAATGATTTTGAAAAATGCTGCTGAAAAAGCATTAGGTGCAGATTTGCTTTTTAAAGAATAG